The genomic segment ATGACcggtttaaaaacaattaagatgaatgataaaaaaaattaagaaagaaattgaaaaaaaaaacctgaattaaatattaaagagcTTCACTGTtagctttttgtgttttttttctttaccatagAAGATAGAAGGAAATTTCCGTGTCTCTTGAAGGAATCGAATCGGTGAAGTATTGATAATAGCAAGGTAAGTAATCAGATGCTCTTTCATAAagtattaaataaagaaaagatggaTACATCTAACCTTTTTCATACAATGAATTTGGTTTCTCTTCACCAGAGAGGCCCATTGATCCTCCATATACAGTCAACTCCCATTTCATCCCGTTTTAATTTTCATAGTTCaaaactatttgtttttttatatatatatataattattcgaCGAGAAGAGATATTATCGGATCAATTTATACGTCAATGGAGattaaatttcttattattcaaataattttaaggaCGCAACTCTTGTATTATTATCATGCGTTCAGAGTACATCCAAATTTTGTGAGGATTGGAactcgggaaaaaaaaaaagagtatataATTCCTCGAAGCCACGCTACACGGATTTCTCTTCCCAATCTACCCATAACAACCCTCTTAAATTACCACCATCCCTTCTCTCGCTGTCTCTCTGCATCGACAATGGCTTCCTTCAACAtcctcgctctctctctctacctTCTCTCTCTACTCCTCTTATCAAAAACCCGTCTTTCTCTCTCCCTAACCACCTCAGATATCCATGATCTTCTTCCTCAATATGGCCTGCCACGTGGCTTGCTCCCAGACAATGTGGAATCCTTCACTCTACCATCATCTGATGGGTCTTTTGAAGTCAAACTTAAGACCCCGTGTTATGTTCACTTTGATGATGTTGTGTACTATGATAAAGTAATCAAAGGGAAGTTGAGTTATGGTTCTGTGCATGATGTGTCAGGGATTCAAGCAAAGAAGCTCTTTGTTTGGTTGCCAGTTACTGGGATTGAAGTTAGTAAGGCTGATGATGGTATGATTAGTTTCTTTGTTGGCCCGATTTCCGAGGAGTTGCCTGCTAAGCAGTTCGAGGATGTTCCAGCTTGTAAGAGGAAGGTTGGTGGGCTAAGGACATATTTGGAGTCGATGTGAAGGTAAAAAGTTGTGATCTTTAGGATTTTTTTCTCTGAATTGTTTAAATTTATGGGTTTTATGTGTTTTGTTACGAGATGCTtgagtttattgagaattgatgGGAATTGTAAGTTAAAGCTGAGGAATTTTTGTTTAGAGGTTAGATTTAGCGGTGGTGATTAGGGGGTTCCCAGATAATTTAGGGATGATCATGAAATCCATATGGAGCCGTGCGTTCCTTTTAGGTTTCAGCAGAGAATTTGATGATCACTTATTCTAGAAGGAAATTTAGAAGCTTTCTTGTCGTTGGTCTGATTAGATTTTGGGACTTATAGATAGGATATAATTTTACGAACCTATTAGTGAAAGTTGTCGAATTTCGATTTAGAAGTTAATAATTTAGCTAGAGAGATTCAGGCATCATCAATGAATTTCTTACAGAGTCATGCGTGGATTCCTTCttgtttccaataaaaaaacatgtgatgGTCACGTATTCTACCTTGTATCCGCAGTCACTTGCTCTGAAAGTAAATTGTAGAAGCTTTGTAGTAGTAGATGTGGTTTGCTTTTGGGACCAATAGGTGGTTAAGAGTTTCGAGCATTTGATTGACATTGATTGTACCTTGTTATCTGCCTTGTTAAGAGTTTTTGGTGAGATTGCAAGAATTGGTTTTTAGAAGAATCGACCCCTTCTATACTTGCAGTAATGTGCGACTCGCACCAAGTTGCGAACAGAAATTAGCATGAAACTGGAGGAAACAAAGAAGCTTGATACTTGTTATAAGGGAGGGAGGGGAAATGGTTCTTTTAGCTTGGTGTATTAGGATCATTAACAACCTATACAAGGTTTGGAGGTTTCATGGAGCAAACTTTTTAGAAAACAATGTCAATCAGCAAATCTTTCAATGTGCAATTGTAATTTCTATTGGTGGTTGACACTTGAAAGCAGGAAGGGGTGTTGCTTCATCTTTTCCAAAACATTCTCAACCATCAAAGTTGTGTTTAATTTCGAGAATTGTGATGAATCCAGAAGTTTGAGCATCCTGGAAGGGGAATTGTAATGTTTTTCTAGCAAAGAAAGTCGACAATGGATTCTTAGTTTATGGTTTGTGTTGACAAGCTGCATGATGATCTAGATAGAATCTGATCTCGGTTTGCTAAGATTGTTCTTATACCACCTCAATTGATGCCAGTTTTTccaaatttcatcaataatgatttaatttcaaTCATTTATTGATCTAATATGTCATTTATGTCGAAAATCAGAGGCCAAAAACTTACTCATATTGCTATACAATCAACAATGGAGATGTGATTTTGGTTTCTTTTACAAGTTTTGCAGTTCCGACTTCCAATGGATGCAACAGCCGAAAGTTATAATATTATAAGTCACATTCTGTGAAGTTTTTCAAGGACTTAAGAAGGTTTCATGCTCCTGTTGCAGGTGGCAGCAGACCAAATCTTCTCATGCGTTGCCTGCTCACTCTGAACTTTGAAGTTCTCCAGCTTAATCTACATCTTTGAGAAATTGAAGCAAATTTATGTAATATGGATTGTAAATAAATGCTGCTCTTCAACATTTCTGCTCAGGGACTCACCTTATGCCGAGCAATGATTTGGATATGCATAAATACAGAAACTATGGATGAAATAGTAGTTCAAACTATTGGGATAATTCTCATCAATCGCATTGTCCTAGTATGAAACGTAAAGGTAAATTTAATCTTAGCGAGTGAGAGGGAGGCAAACTTGTGATTCTTTGAGCTaggtttttatttgaatgtgAAATACGTGTGacttg from the Populus nigra chromosome 1, ddPopNigr1.1, whole genome shotgun sequence genome contains:
- the LOC133694913 gene encoding uncharacterized protein LOC133694913, translated to MEIKFLIIQIILRTQLLYYYHAFRVHPNFVRIGTREKKKEYIIPRSHATRISLPNLPITTLLNYHHPFSRCLSASTMASFNILALSLYLLSLLLLSKTRLSLSLTTSDIHDLLPQYGLPRGLLPDNVESFTLPSSDGSFEVKLKTPCYVHFDDVVYYDKVIKGKLSYGSVHDVSGIQAKKLFVWLPVTGIEVSKADDGMISFFVGPISEELPAKQFEDVPACKRKVGGLRTYLESM